From a single Micromonospora sp. WMMD1102 genomic region:
- a CDS encoding thiamine pyrophosphate-binding protein, with protein sequence MRTSAAVTDRTIADLLVERLRAWRVPRVFGQPGEGVALIVEALRRAGGDPGFVPSRQPEAAGFMAAGHARYTGTVGVCLATQGPGALHLLGGLYDARLDGKPVVAVIGQQPYRALGSGYQEIELPRLFGDVCAQFLRTAALPEQVPYLLDQAIRTAVSTRSPTCLVVPHDLLGEPVPAGMPHPDGGGVLASAPGLPPARVLPHDADLDAAAQLLGAGRRVAILVGQGGYGAADEIVELADRLDAGVATSLLGKPVLDERLPYHTGVLGQVGTAASAQLMAGCDTLLMIGTNDPWTGYYPMPGQATAVQIDIDGSRLASRYPIDVPLVGDARETLRALLARVPQRRNRDWRDMIEGTVDRARTECAARAEERTGRLNPRLVVRELSPRLPADASVAVDVGSVTYWYARHLQLPPGVPAHLCGTLASVGSALPYAVAAKFASPDRPVFVLLGDGAMQSGGLAELITVARHWPEWPDPRLVVLVLNNSDRAGRGGEPERGPDSALPADSAPVRTPAAELDRPAAPGMPTPAAVLDGDVPYAGWARLLGLHGIGVDRPEQVGPAWEEALAADRPTLIEAVVDPAVPLDAPEQPFADLRGLTADALAEDAGTAVRGRAQALRERAANGADLV encoded by the coding sequence GTGCGGACCAGCGCGGCGGTGACCGACCGGACCATCGCCGACCTGCTCGTCGAACGGCTGCGGGCCTGGCGGGTGCCCCGGGTGTTCGGGCAGCCCGGCGAGGGAGTGGCGCTGATAGTCGAGGCGCTGCGCCGGGCCGGCGGGGACCCGGGCTTCGTGCCGTCCCGGCAGCCGGAGGCGGCCGGGTTCATGGCGGCCGGGCACGCCAGGTACACCGGGACGGTCGGGGTCTGCCTGGCCACCCAGGGGCCGGGGGCGCTGCACCTGCTCGGCGGCCTATACGACGCCCGGCTGGACGGCAAGCCGGTGGTGGCGGTGATCGGGCAGCAGCCGTACCGGGCGCTGGGCAGCGGATACCAGGAGATCGAGCTGCCCCGGCTCTTCGGCGACGTCTGCGCCCAGTTCCTGCGTACCGCAGCGCTGCCGGAGCAGGTGCCCTACCTGCTTGACCAGGCGATCCGTACCGCCGTGTCGACCCGCAGCCCGACCTGCCTGGTGGTGCCGCACGACCTGCTCGGCGAACCGGTGCCCGCCGGGATGCCGCACCCGGACGGCGGCGGCGTGCTCGCCTCGGCGCCCGGCCTGCCACCGGCCCGGGTGCTGCCGCACGATGCCGACCTGGACGCCGCCGCCCAGCTGCTCGGCGCCGGGCGGCGGGTGGCGATCCTGGTCGGCCAGGGCGGCTACGGCGCCGCCGACGAGATCGTCGAGCTGGCCGACCGGCTCGACGCCGGGGTGGCCACCTCGCTGCTCGGCAAGCCGGTGCTGGACGAGCGGCTGCCGTACCACACGGGGGTGCTCGGCCAGGTCGGCACGGCGGCCAGCGCGCAGTTGATGGCCGGCTGCGACACCCTGCTGATGATCGGCACCAACGACCCGTGGACCGGCTACTACCCGATGCCGGGCCAGGCCACGGCGGTGCAGATCGACATCGACGGCAGCCGGCTGGCCAGCCGATACCCGATCGACGTGCCGCTGGTCGGTGACGCCCGGGAGACGCTGCGGGCGCTGCTGGCCCGGGTGCCGCAGCGGCGCAACCGGGACTGGCGCGACATGATCGAGGGCACCGTGGACCGGGCCCGGACCGAGTGCGCCGCCCGGGCCGAGGAGCGCACCGGCCGGCTGAACCCCCGACTGGTTGTCCGCGAGCTGTCACCCCGGCTGCCGGCCGACGCCTCGGTCGCGGTGGACGTCGGATCGGTCACCTACTGGTACGCCCGGCACCTGCAACTGCCGCCCGGCGTACCGGCACACCTCTGCGGCACGCTGGCCTCGGTCGGCTCCGCCCTGCCGTACGCCGTGGCGGCGAAGTTCGCCAGCCCGGACCGGCCGGTCTTCGTACTGCTCGGCGACGGCGCGATGCAGTCCGGCGGGCTGGCCGAGCTGATCACCGTGGCCCGGCACTGGCCGGAGTGGCCCGATCCCCGGCTGGTGGTGCTGGTGTTGAACAACTCCGACCGGGCGGGCCGGGGCGGCGAGCCGGAGCGGGGGCCGGACAGCGCACTTCCGGCCGACAGCGCACCCGTCCGGACACCTGCGGCGGAGCTGGACCGTCCCGCCGCACCGGGGATGCCGACCCCGGCGGCGGTACTCGACGGCGACGTCCCGTACGCCGGCTGGGCCCGGCTGCTCGGGCTGCACGGGATCGGGGTGGACCGGCCGGAGCAGGTCGGGCCGGCCTGGGAGGAGGCGCTCGCCGCCGACCGGCCGACCCTGATCGAGGCGGTGGTCGACCCGGCCGTCCCGCTGGACGCGCCGGAACAGCCCTTCGCCGACCTGCGCGGCCTGACCGCCGACGCCCTCGCCGAGGATGCCGGTACGGCGGTCCGGGGCCGGGCCCAGGCCCTGCGGGAGCGGGCCGCCAACGGCGCCGACCTGGTCTGA